A region of Desulfuromonas thiophila DNA encodes the following proteins:
- a CDS encoding radical SAM/SPASM domain-containing protein, with product MAAEQQFIPKWIAWESTRRCNLSCVHCRCSSDLAAAAGDFTTEEAYRLIDDICEVSKPVLVLSGGEPLMRPDIFDIARYGTSRGLRMCMATNGTLITDAVCAEMKSADLKMVSLSLDGSTAAIHDDFRQCAGAFDGVVRAAETLRRNGIKFLINSSFTKRNQHDIGSCFRLAKQLGATAWYMFMIVPTGRGEEIMDELVSKEDYEDILKWHYEQEKREDEILMRPTCAPHYYRIVPQMAKAEGVDFKRRSLTFSTGGGKGCIAAQSICLIDCFGNLKPCSYFHSSVGNVKQIPFKDLWFNSKVFNELRDFSKYKGKCGECEFINVCGGCRARADAVYGDYLAEEPFCNYIPLKTRKRLEREAAENRGE from the coding sequence ATGGCCGCTGAACAACAATTCATTCCCAAATGGATCGCCTGGGAGAGCACCAGACGCTGCAACCTCAGCTGTGTGCACTGCCGCTGCTCGTCGGATCTGGCGGCGGCGGCCGGTGATTTCACCACCGAAGAGGCCTACCGGCTGATCGATGACATCTGCGAGGTGTCCAAGCCGGTGCTGGTATTGTCCGGCGGCGAGCCGCTGATGCGGCCGGATATCTTCGACATTGCCCGCTACGGCACCTCTAGGGGGCTGCGCATGTGCATGGCCACCAACGGCACCCTGATCACCGATGCCGTCTGCGCCGAGATGAAATCGGCCGACCTGAAGATGGTGTCGCTGTCGCTCGATGGCTCCACCGCCGCCATTCATGACGATTTTCGTCAGTGTGCCGGTGCCTTCGACGGCGTGGTGCGGGCAGCCGAAACCCTGCGCCGCAACGGCATCAAGTTCCTCATCAACTCATCCTTCACCAAGCGCAACCAGCACGATATCGGTAGCTGCTTCCGTCTGGCCAAGCAGCTGGGCGCGACGGCCTGGTACATGTTCATGATCGTGCCGACCGGCCGCGGCGAGGAGATCATGGACGAACTGGTATCGAAGGAGGATTACGAGGACATTCTCAAATGGCACTACGAGCAGGAAAAGCGCGAGGACGAGATCCTCATGCGGCCGACCTGCGCACCGCATTATTACCGTATTGTGCCACAGATGGCCAAGGCCGAAGGGGTGGATTTCAAACGCCGCAGCCTGACCTTTTCCACCGGCGGCGGCAAGGGCTGTATTGCCGCCCAGTCCATCTGTCTGATCGACTGTTTCGGTAACCTCAAGCCCTGTTCCTACTTTCACTCCTCGGTGGGCAACGTCAAGCAGATCCCGTTCAAGGATCTCTGGTTCAACTCCAAGGTGTTCAACGAGTTGCGCGACTTCTCCAAATACAAGGGCAAGTGCGGCGAATGCGAGTTCATCAATGTTTGCGGTGGCTGTCGCGCCCGTGCCGATGCGGTGTATGGCGACTA